From the genome of Phreatobacter cathodiphilus, one region includes:
- a CDS encoding phosphoenolpyruvate carboxykinase: protein MAETGTWNKAHGAEAFGFSGLKALHWNYLEPQLVEESIARGEAKLSAGGPLVAETGQHTGRSPKDKFVVRDATTEKTVWWDNNGAISPEAFDLLMADMLEHAKGRELFAQDLYGGADPTTRLKTRVFTEYAWHNLFIRNLLIRPKREDLAAFVPDMTIVDLPSFKADPKKYGVRTETVIACDFTRKIVLIGGTSYAGEMKKSVFTMLNFLLPPQHVMPMHCSANVGPNGDVAVFFGLSGTGKTTLSADASRTLIGDDEHGWGKDGVFNFEGGCYAKAIKLSREAEPEIYATSERFGSVMENVVIDPVSRVPDFDDGSKTENTRIAYPLHFIANASETGRAGHPKNIVMLTADAFGVMPPIAKLTPAEAMYHFLSGFTAKVAGTEKGVTEPQPTFSTCFGAPFMPRHPSEYGNLLRELIAKHHVDCWLVNTGWTGGKHGVGRRMPISITRLLLRSALDGSLNRADFRRDPYFGFAVPTSVPGVPPHMLYPIKTWRDKAEFDATARKLVQMFQDNFAKFEPYVDADVKAAAPAVQLAAE, encoded by the coding sequence TTGGCCGAGACCGGAACCTGGAACAAGGCGCATGGGGCCGAAGCGTTCGGCTTTTCGGGGCTGAAGGCCCTGCACTGGAACTATCTGGAGCCGCAACTGGTCGAGGAATCGATCGCCCGCGGCGAGGCCAAGCTCTCCGCCGGCGGCCCGCTGGTGGCCGAGACCGGCCAGCACACCGGCCGCTCGCCGAAGGACAAGTTCGTGGTGCGCGACGCCACGACGGAGAAGACCGTCTGGTGGGACAACAACGGCGCCATCTCGCCGGAGGCCTTCGACCTGCTGATGGCCGACATGCTGGAGCATGCCAAGGGCCGCGAGCTCTTCGCCCAGGACCTCTACGGCGGCGCCGACCCGACGACGCGGCTGAAGACCCGCGTCTTCACCGAATATGCCTGGCACAACCTGTTCATCCGCAACCTGCTGATCCGCCCGAAACGCGAGGATCTCGCCGCCTTCGTGCCGGACATGACCATCGTCGACCTGCCCTCGTTCAAGGCCGACCCGAAGAAGTACGGCGTGCGCACCGAGACGGTCATCGCCTGCGACTTCACCCGCAAGATCGTGCTGATCGGCGGCACCTCCTATGCCGGCGAGATGAAGAAGAGCGTTTTCACCATGCTCAACTTCCTGCTGCCGCCGCAGCACGTCATGCCCATGCACTGCTCGGCCAACGTGGGTCCGAACGGCGACGTCGCCGTGTTCTTCGGCCTGTCGGGCACCGGCAAGACGACGCTCTCGGCGGATGCCTCGCGCACGCTGATCGGCGACGACGAGCACGGCTGGGGCAAGGACGGCGTCTTCAACTTCGAGGGCGGCTGCTACGCCAAGGCGATCAAGCTCTCCCGCGAGGCCGAGCCCGAGATCTACGCCACCTCCGAGCGCTTCGGCTCGGTGATGGAGAACGTGGTCATCGATCCGGTGTCGCGCGTGCCCGACTTCGACGACGGCTCGAAGACCGAGAACACCCGCATCGCCTATCCGCTGCACTTCATCGCCAACGCCTCGGAGACCGGCCGCGCCGGCCATCCGAAGAACATCGTGATGCTGACCGCGGACGCCTTCGGCGTGATGCCGCCCATCGCCAAGCTGACCCCGGCGGAGGCGATGTATCACTTCCTCTCCGGCTTCACCGCCAAGGTCGCCGGCACGGAAAAGGGCGTCACCGAGCCGCAGCCGACCTTCTCGACCTGCTTCGGCGCGCCCTTCATGCCGCGCCATCCGTCGGAATACGGCAACCTGCTGCGCGAGCTCATCGCCAAGCACCACGTCGACTGCTGGCTGGTGAACACCGGCTGGACCGGCGGCAAGCACGGCGTCGGCCGCCGCATGCCGATCTCGATCACGCGCCTGCTGCTGCGCTCGGCCCTCGACGGCTCGCTCAACCGCGCCGACTTCCGCCGCGACCCCTATTTCGGCTTCGCGGTGCCGACCTCGGTGCCGGGCGTGCCGCCGCACATGCTCTATCCGATCAAGACCTGGCGCGACAAAGCCGAGTTCGACGCGACGGCGCGCAAGCTGGTGCAGATGTTCCAGGACAATTTCGCCAAGTTCGAGCCCTATGTGGACGCGGACGTGAAGGCGGCTGCCCCTGCCGTGCAGCTCGCGGCGGAGTGA
- a CDS encoding lysine-2,3-aminomutase-like protein, with protein sequence MTRPDRTLRTAADLVAAGLIAPAAAADAARVGERYAVAVTPAMAALIAAAGGADPVARQFLPDIRELDSRPEERADPIGDEAHSPLPGIVHRYPDRVLLKIVHVCPVYCRFCFRREMVGPGGKGALDEAELAAALAYIAARPEIFEVILTGGDPFVLSARRVRELTRAIAAIPHVQVIRWHTRVPVVAPERVTADLARALRAAGKAVYVAIHANHSSEFTPAACEALARLADAGIALVSQSVLLRGVNDDPDTLAALMRAFLANRVKPYYLHHPDMAPGTAHFRLSVAEGQALMRALRGRLSGLAQPTYVLDIPGGEGKVPVGPAYFGDGEVADWRGARHPYPPVSTKD encoded by the coding sequence ATGACCCGCCCCGACCGCACCCTGCGCACGGCGGCCGACCTCGTCGCGGCCGGCCTGATCGCGCCCGCCGCCGCCGCCGACGCGGCGCGGGTGGGCGAGCGCTACGCCGTCGCCGTGACGCCCGCCATGGCGGCCCTCATCGCCGCGGCCGGCGGCGCTGACCCCGTCGCGCGTCAGTTCCTGCCCGATATCCGCGAACTCGACAGTCGCCCCGAGGAGCGCGCCGACCCGATCGGCGATGAGGCCCATTCGCCGCTGCCCGGCATCGTCCACCGCTATCCGGACCGCGTCCTCCTCAAGATCGTCCATGTCTGTCCGGTCTATTGCCGCTTCTGCTTCCGCCGCGAGATGGTGGGTCCCGGCGGCAAGGGGGCGCTGGACGAGGCCGAGCTCGCCGCGGCGCTCGCCTATATCGCGGCGCGGCCGGAGATCTTCGAGGTCATCCTGACCGGCGGCGACCCCTTCGTGCTCTCCGCGCGGCGGGTGCGGGAGCTCACCCGCGCCATCGCCGCCATTCCCCATGTCCAGGTCATCCGCTGGCACACCCGGGTGCCCGTCGTCGCGCCGGAGCGGGTGACGGCCGATTTAGCCCGCGCCCTGCGCGCGGCCGGAAAGGCGGTCTATGTCGCGATCCACGCCAACCATAGCAGCGAGTTCACCCCCGCCGCCTGCGAGGCGCTCGCCCGGCTCGCCGATGCCGGCATCGCCCTCGTCAGCCAGTCGGTGCTGCTGCGCGGCGTCAACGACGACCCCGACACCCTTGCGGCCCTGATGCGCGCCTTCCTCGCCAACCGGGTGAAGCCCTATTACCTGCACCATCCCGACATGGCGCCGGGCACCGCCCATTTCCGCCTCTCCGTCGCCGAGGGGCAGGCGCTGATGCGCGCCCTGCGCGGCCGCCTCTCCGGCCTCGCCCAGCCGACCTACGTGCTCGACATCCCCGGCGGCGAGGGCAAGGTCCCCGTCGGCCCCGCCTATTTCGGCGACGGCGAGGTCGCCGATTGGCGCGGCGCGCGCCACCCCTATCCCCCGGTATCGACGAAGGACTGA
- a CDS encoding alkylphosphonate utilization protein, with the protein MDVKDSNGAILKDGDSVTIIKDLKVKGTSVTLKRGTRVKSIRLTDDPDEVECSVDKVKGLVLRTEFLKKA; encoded by the coding sequence ATGGACGTGAAGGATTCCAACGGCGCCATCCTCAAGGACGGCGACAGCGTCACCATCATCAAGGATCTCAAGGTGAAGGGCACCTCGGTGACGCTGAAGCGCGGCACGCGGGTGAAGTCCATCCGCCTCACCGACGACCCCGACGAGGTCGAATGCAGCGTCGACAAGGTCAAGGGCCTGGTCCTGCGGACGGAGTTTCTGAAGAAGGCGTGA
- a CDS encoding MaoC family dehydratase translates to MSVKPGWQGRFFEDFEIGDVYKHPLGRTVTQADNIWFTLLTQNTAHPHFDANYAAATGFGKPLVNSCFTIALVTGQSVTDISQNVFANLGWDEVRLPAPVYEGDTIYSESEVLEKRDSGSRPEVGILTVRTKGYTQAGDVVITFRRTVMVYRRGQGPGGKHRPEPKG, encoded by the coding sequence ATGAGCGTGAAACCGGGCTGGCAGGGCCGCTTCTTCGAGGATTTCGAAATCGGCGACGTCTACAAGCACCCGCTCGGGCGCACGGTGACCCAGGCCGACAACATCTGGTTCACGCTGCTCACCCAGAACACCGCCCATCCGCACTTCGACGCCAATTATGCGGCGGCGACCGGCTTCGGCAAGCCGCTGGTCAATTCCTGCTTCACCATCGCGCTGGTGACGGGACAGTCGGTGACCGACATCAGCCAGAACGTCTTCGCCAATCTCGGCTGGGACGAGGTGCGCCTGCCGGCCCCGGTCTATGAGGGCGACACGATCTATTCGGAGAGCGAGGTGCTGGAGAAGCGCGATTCCGGCTCGCGGCCGGAGGTCGGCATCCTCACCGTGCGCACCAAGGGCTACACGCAGGCGGGCGACGTGGTGATCACGTTCAGGCGGACTGTGATGGTCTATCGGCGTGGCCAGGGCCCGGGCGGCAAGCACCGACCCGAGCCGAAGGGGTGA
- the sfsA gene encoding DNA/RNA nuclease SfsA: MKFPTPLVPGRLIKRYKRFLADVVLNTGEAVTVHCANPGAMLGLNAPGNRVWLSRSANAARKLPLSWELVEAEFGRGPELVGINTAHPNALVEEAIGDGTIAPLAGYDRLRREVTYGRASRVDMVLTGPGRPDCYVEVKNVHLMRRPGLAEFPDSVTTRGAKHLDELGDMAEAGHRAVMVFLIQYGGAERFALARDIDPDYGRAFDRARARGVEMLAYRCRLTPEAITVERAVEMAEARAPA, translated from the coding sequence GTGAAGTTCCCCACCCCCCTCGTCCCCGGCCGACTCATCAAGCGCTACAAGCGCTTCCTGGCCGATGTCGTGCTCAACACCGGCGAGGCCGTCACCGTCCATTGCGCCAATCCCGGCGCCATGCTCGGCCTCAACGCGCCGGGCAACCGGGTCTGGCTGTCGCGCTCGGCCAATGCGGCGCGCAAGCTCCCGTTGTCGTGGGAGCTGGTGGAGGCGGAGTTCGGCCGCGGGCCGGAGCTGGTCGGCATCAACACCGCCCATCCCAACGCGCTGGTGGAGGAGGCGATCGGCGACGGCACGATCGCGCCGCTCGCCGGCTACGACAGGCTGCGCCGCGAGGTCACCTATGGCAGGGCGAGCCGCGTCGACATGGTGCTGACCGGGCCGGGCCGGCCGGACTGCTACGTCGAGGTGAAGAACGTCCACCTGATGCGCCGGCCGGGCCTCGCCGAGTTTCCCGATTCGGTGACGACGCGCGGGGCGAAGCATCTCGACGAGCTCGGCGACATGGCGGAGGCCGGGCACCGCGCGGTGATGGTCTTCCTGATCCAGTATGGCGGGGCCGAACGCTTCGCCCTCGCCCGCGACATCGACCCGGACTATGGCAGGGCCTTCGACCGGGCGCGGGCGCGCGGCGTCGAGATGCTCGCCTATCGCTGCCGCCTCACCCCCGAGGCGATCACGGTTGAGCGGGCGGTGGAGATGGCGGAGGCGCGTGCCCCCGCCTGA
- the eutC gene encoding ethanolamine ammonia-lyase subunit EutC: MSRAIWQELAALTPARIGLGRTGSAQTTAQTLRFALAHATARDAVHMPFDAERVAGEIAALGPATVIVESAADTRQTYLLRPDLGRRLSGASRAGLADHAADPVDLALVIADGLSSSAVHAHAAAVVAALLPQVQREGWRLGPVVVARQARVALGDEVGEILGARLALVLIGERPGLSSPDSLGLYLTHGPRPGRSDGERNCISNVHGAGLSPGIAAFKAVWLMKEALARRLTGVELKDESDGAALSAGDGVALSEGGA; encoded by the coding sequence ATGAGCCGGGCGATCTGGCAGGAGCTCGCGGCACTGACGCCGGCGCGCATCGGCCTCGGCCGCACCGGATCGGCGCAGACCACGGCACAGACGCTGCGCTTCGCCCTCGCCCATGCCACGGCGCGGGACGCCGTCCACATGCCCTTCGACGCGGAACGGGTGGCCGGCGAGATCGCCGCGCTGGGACCTGCCACGGTGATCGTGGAGAGCGCCGCCGACACGCGCCAGACCTATCTTCTGCGGCCCGATCTCGGCCGCCGCCTCTCCGGGGCGAGCCGCGCAGGGCTCGCGGACCATGCCGCAGACCCCGTGGACCTCGCGCTGGTGATCGCCGACGGCCTGTCCTCCAGCGCCGTCCACGCCCATGCGGCGGCCGTCGTCGCGGCGCTCCTCCCGCAGGTTCAGCGCGAGGGCTGGCGGCTCGGCCCCGTCGTCGTCGCGCGGCAGGCGCGCGTTGCCCTCGGCGACGAGGTGGGCGAGATCCTCGGCGCGCGGCTCGCCCTCGTGCTGATCGGCGAACGGCCGGGCCTCTCCTCGCCCGACAGCCTCGGCCTCTACCTCACCCACGGGCCGCGGCCGGGTCGCAGCGACGGCGAGCGCAACTGCATCTCCAACGTCCACGGCGCCGGCCTGTCTCCCGGCATCGCCGCCTTCAAGGCGGTGTGGCTGATGAAGGAGGCCCTCGCCCGCCGCCTCACCGGCGTCGAGCTGAAGGACGAGAGCGACGGCGCCGCGCTGTCGGCGGGGGACGGCGTCGCGCTGTCGGAAGGCGGGGCCTAG
- a CDS encoding ethanolamine ammonia-lyase subunit EutB: protein MTFRQTVGRHSHVFRNLADLMAKATPLRSGDQLAGIAATSAEEMVAARMALADQPLRLFLSEPLVPYETDEVTRLILDRHDAAAFAPVSHLTVGGFRDWLLSDAATTERLAALAPGITPEMAAAVSKVMRNQDLVAVARKCRVVTRFRNTIGLPGTMAVRLQPNHPTDDARGIAASIADGLLYGTGDATIGINPASDSLAALSDLLKLLDEIIARFDIPTQGCVLTHVTSSIQLIERGAPVDLVFQSVAGTEAANRSFGIDLAVLKEGLEAGRSLKRGTLGDNVMYFETGQGSALSADAHHGVDQQTLEARAYAVARAYEPLLVNTVVGFIGPEYLYDGKQIIRAGLEDHFCGKLMGLPLGCDVCYTNHAEADQDDMDTLLTLLGAAGVTYIMGVPGADDVMLNYQSTSFHDQLYIRDVLGLKRAPEFEDWLRRQGITGPDGRLTPRAENAPLLAQMTGLAA, encoded by the coding sequence ATGACCTTCCGCCAGACCGTCGGCCGGCACAGCCACGTGTTCCGGAATCTCGCCGACCTGATGGCCAAGGCGACGCCGCTGCGCTCGGGCGACCAGCTCGCCGGCATCGCCGCGACCTCCGCCGAGGAGATGGTGGCGGCGCGCATGGCGCTGGCCGACCAGCCGCTGAGGCTGTTCCTCAGCGAGCCCCTCGTCCCCTACGAGACCGACGAGGTGACGCGGCTCATTCTCGATCGCCACGACGCCGCGGCTTTCGCGCCCGTCTCGCACCTGACCGTCGGCGGCTTTCGGGACTGGCTGCTCTCCGACGCGGCGACGACGGAACGCCTGGCGGCGCTGGCGCCGGGGATCACCCCGGAGATGGCGGCGGCCGTCTCGAAGGTGATGCGCAACCAGGACCTCGTGGCCGTCGCCCGCAAGTGCCGGGTGGTGACCCGGTTCCGCAACACGATCGGCCTGCCCGGCACCATGGCGGTGCGCCTGCAGCCGAACCACCCGACCGACGATGCCCGCGGCATCGCCGCCTCCATCGCCGACGGCCTGCTCTACGGCACGGGCGACGCCACCATCGGCATCAACCCGGCCTCCGACAGCCTGGCGGCGCTCTCCGACCTCCTGAAGCTGCTGGACGAGATCATCGCCCGCTTCGACATCCCGACCCAGGGCTGCGTGCTGACCCACGTCACCTCCTCGATCCAGCTCATCGAGCGCGGCGCGCCGGTCGACCTCGTGTTCCAGTCGGTGGCGGGGACGGAAGCCGCCAACCGCTCCTTCGGCATCGACCTCGCCGTGCTGAAGGAGGGCCTCGAGGCCGGCCGGTCGCTGAAGCGCGGCACGCTCGGCGACAACGTCATGTATTTCGAGACAGGCCAGGGATCGGCCCTGTCGGCCGACGCCCATCACGGCGTCGACCAGCAGACGCTGGAGGCCAGGGCCTATGCGGTGGCGCGGGCCTACGAGCCGCTGCTGGTCAACACCGTCGTCGGCTTCATCGGCCCGGAATATCTCTATGACGGCAAGCAGATCATCCGCGCCGGCCTCGAGGACCATTTCTGCGGCAAGCTGATGGGCCTGCCGCTCGGCTGCGACGTCTGCTACACCAACCACGCCGAAGCCGACCAGGACGACATGGACACGCTGCTGACGCTGCTGGGGGCGGCCGGCGTCACCTACATCATGGGCGTGCCGGGGGCCGACGACGTGATGCTGAACTACCAGTCCACCTCGTTTCACGACCAGCTCTACATCCGCGACGTGCTGGGCCTGAAGCGGGCGCCGGAATTCGAGGACTGGCTGCGCCGCCAGGGCATCACCGGGCCGGACGGAAGGCTGACGCCGCGGGCGGAGAACGCGCCGCTGTTGGCGCAGATGACGGGCCTCGCCGCATGA
- a CDS encoding phosphodiesterase, producing MLIAHLTDTHIVRPGTLFAGRFDTLAALDRAVPRLAALRPRPDLLVVSGDLAEEGTPEVYAILAERLARIGLPMLAVPGNHDVREAMAAALPEATGTIAGGFLCSMRAFGAGVVIGLDTLAPDGASHGELCERRLAWLEERLRETQGRERLIVMHHPPFTTGLAAMDAIGLRRGTAELAALLAAHPGTQAILCGHVHRAIQASIAGVPIRLAPSASHAMDFDLDPAAPYRFKREPAQFMLHLWDQGEGVVSHTLFVEEHPDL from the coding sequence ATGCTGATCGCCCACCTGACCGATACCCACATCGTCCGCCCCGGCACCCTCTTCGCCGGCCGTTTCGACACGCTCGCCGCCCTCGACCGCGCCGTGCCGCGGCTCGCCGCGCTGCGCCCGCGGCCGGACCTGCTGGTGGTCTCCGGCGACCTCGCCGAGGAGGGAACGCCGGAGGTCTATGCCATCCTCGCCGAGCGGCTGGCGCGGATCGGCCTGCCCATGCTGGCGGTCCCCGGCAATCACGACGTGCGCGAGGCCATGGCCGCCGCCCTGCCGGAGGCGACGGGAACCATCGCGGGCGGCTTCCTGTGCAGCATGCGGGCGTTCGGCGCGGGCGTGGTGATCGGCCTCGACACGCTCGCCCCCGACGGGGCCTCCCATGGCGAACTCTGCGAGCGCCGCCTCGCCTGGCTGGAGGAGCGGCTGCGGGAGACGCAGGGGCGGGAGCGGCTGATCGTCATGCACCATCCGCCCTTCACGACCGGCCTCGCCGCCATGGACGCCATCGGTCTCAGGCGCGGCACGGCCGAACTCGCCGCCCTGCTCGCCGCCCATCCGGGCACCCAGGCGATCCTCTGCGGCCATGTGCACCGCGCCATCCAGGCGAGCATCGCCGGCGTGCCGATCCGCCTCGCGCCCTCGGCCTCCCACGCCATGGACTTCGACCTCGACCCCGCCGCGCCCTATCGATTCAAGCGCGAGCCGGCACAGTTCATGCTTCACCTCTGGGACCAGGGCGAGGGCGTCGTCAGCCACACGCTCTTCGTCGAGGAGCACCCCGACCTGTGA
- the denD gene encoding D-erythronate dehydrogenase → MHILIIGAAGMVGRKLTEKLVKDGALGGKAITEFSLVDVVAPEKPAGFAGKVTSWAVDISFPNTAGPMIAGRPDVIFHLAAIVSGEAEVDFDKGYRINLDGTRQIYEAIRQEGVKAPYHPRVVFTSSIAVYGAPFHEFIEDEFFHTPLTSYGTQKSIGELLLTDYSRKGFFDGVGIRLPTICVRPGKPNKAASGFFSNIIREPLVGMEAVLPVGDDVVHTHASPRSAVGFLIHAATMDTAQLGWRRNLSMPGVVATVGEQLEALRKIGGEKALKLVRREPDELIIRIVSGWSQRFNAKRAAELGFRAETSFEEIVRAHVEDELGGKVA, encoded by the coding sequence ATGCACATCCTGATCATCGGCGCCGCCGGCATGGTCGGCCGCAAGCTGACCGAGAAGCTGGTGAAGGACGGCGCGCTCGGCGGCAAGGCGATCACGGAATTCTCCCTCGTCGACGTGGTGGCGCCCGAGAAGCCCGCGGGCTTCGCCGGCAAGGTGACGAGCTGGGCGGTGGACATCTCGTTCCCCAACACCGCCGGCCCGATGATCGCCGGGCGGCCGGACGTCATCTTCCACCTCGCGGCCATCGTCTCCGGCGAGGCCGAGGTCGATTTCGACAAGGGCTACCGCATCAATCTCGACGGCACCCGGCAGATCTACGAGGCGATCCGCCAGGAGGGCGTCAAGGCGCCCTACCATCCGCGCGTCGTCTTCACCTCCTCCATCGCGGTCTATGGCGCGCCGTTCCACGAGTTCATCGAGGACGAGTTCTTCCACACGCCGCTGACCAGCTACGGCACGCAGAAGTCCATCGGCGAGCTGCTGCTCACCGACTATTCGCGCAAGGGTTTCTTCGACGGCGTCGGCATCCGCCTGCCGACCATCTGCGTGCGCCCCGGCAAGCCGAACAAGGCGGCCTCGGGCTTCTTCTCCAACATCATCCGCGAGCCGCTGGTGGGGATGGAGGCGGTGTTGCCGGTGGGCGACGACGTGGTCCACACCCATGCGAGCCCGCGCTCGGCGGTGGGCTTCCTCATCCATGCCGCGACGATGGACACCGCCCAGCTCGGCTGGCGGCGCAACCTCTCCATGCCCGGCGTGGTGGCAACCGTCGGCGAGCAGCTCGAGGCCCTGCGCAAGATCGGCGGCGAGAAGGCCCTGAAGCTGGTCAGGCGCGAGCCGGACGAGCTCATCATCCGCATCGTCTCCGGCTGGTCGCAGCGCTTCAACGCCAAGCGCGCGGCGGAGCTCGGCTTCAGGGCGGAGACGAGCTTCGAGGAGATCGTCCGCGCCCATGTCGAGGACGAGCTCGGCGGCAAGGTGGCCTGA
- a CDS encoding AMP-dependent synthetase/ligase: MTATVLPLDMAREAASPAAADPAAALPPLSVVQMLKKHASERGNEVALRQKRFGIWRPTTYAEYWLRSCHVALGFRALGLEPKGHVGVISENRIEWVLSQMGAGVLGAVTVGVYPTSPSNEVAYVLDHADCTIVVCEDQEQIDKVVEARADLPKVKKIVALEDRGLAGYEPGLVMTFDEVEALGRAEYEKNPGIVDELMRDHRLSDIALLIYTSGSTGKPKGAMLSFRNIRAGANGLLDRYGIGTGWTALSYLPLCHVAEQATTVFAPLYAGSRVDFGESLRTVQEDLREVAPTSFLGVPRIWEKMHSGIRVKMYEARPVQKWLYKTAFDLCEPFADKPRSSWSLAERAKYGLAYVTVFRALKNAIGLTRCRIAFTGAAPISPEVIRFFRTIGVPLVEIYGMTETSGGILGQTPDDVVVGTVGKAMKGTQVQLAEDGEIMARGATIFEGYYKNEEATRQTIVDGWLRTGDVAEMQGGHFKIIDRKKDIMITAGGKNLSPTEIEHAVKTSPFIKECIVFGDRQKYVAALIQIDMETVGKWAEMKGIAFTNYKNLSQAPQVVELVQQAVDKANETLAQVANIRRFEILDKELDHDDGEVTATMKVRRKAIEAKYADAIKRLYA; the protein is encoded by the coding sequence ATGACCGCGACCGTCCTTCCGCTCGACATGGCCCGCGAGGCGGCGAGCCCCGCCGCGGCCGATCCCGCCGCCGCCCTGCCGCCGCTCTCGGTGGTGCAGATGCTGAAGAAGCACGCGAGCGAGCGCGGCAACGAGGTGGCGCTGCGCCAGAAGCGCTTCGGCATCTGGCGGCCGACCACCTATGCCGAATACTGGCTGCGCTCCTGCCACGTCGCCCTCGGCTTCCGGGCGCTGGGCCTCGAACCGAAGGGGCATGTCGGCGTCATCTCCGAGAACCGCATCGAATGGGTGCTCTCGCAGATGGGCGCCGGCGTGCTCGGCGCCGTCACCGTCGGCGTCTATCCCACCAGCCCCTCCAACGAGGTGGCCTATGTGCTCGACCATGCCGACTGCACCATCGTCGTGTGCGAGGACCAGGAGCAGATCGACAAGGTGGTGGAGGCCCGCGCCGACCTGCCGAAGGTGAAAAAGATCGTCGCCCTGGAGGACCGCGGCCTCGCCGGCTACGAGCCGGGGCTGGTCATGACCTTCGACGAGGTCGAGGCCCTCGGCCGCGCGGAGTACGAGAAGAACCCGGGCATCGTCGACGAGCTGATGCGCGATCACCGGCTCTCGGACATTGCTCTATTGATCTATACATCCGGATCAACCGGCAAGCCGAAGGGGGCCATGCTCTCCTTCCGCAACATCCGCGCCGGCGCCAACGGCCTCCTCGACCGCTACGGCATCGGCACCGGCTGGACCGCGCTCTCCTACCTGCCGCTCTGCCACGTGGCGGAGCAGGCAACCACCGTCTTCGCGCCGCTCTATGCCGGCAGCCGGGTCGATTTCGGCGAATCCCTCCGCACCGTGCAGGAGGACCTGCGCGAGGTCGCGCCCACCAGCTTCCTCGGCGTGCCGCGCATCTGGGAGAAGATGCATTCGGGCATCCGGGTGAAGATGTACGAGGCGCGCCCCGTGCAGAAATGGCTCTACAAGACCGCCTTCGACCTCTGCGAGCCCTTCGCCGACAAGCCGCGGTCGAGCTGGTCACTGGCCGAGAGGGCCAAGTATGGCCTCGCCTACGTCACGGTGTTCCGGGCGCTGAAGAACGCCATCGGCCTCACCCGCTGCCGCATCGCCTTCACCGGCGCGGCGCCGATCTCGCCGGAGGTGATCCGCTTCTTCCGCACCATCGGCGTGCCGCTGGTGGAGATCTACGGCATGACCGAGACCTCCGGCGGCATCCTCGGCCAGACGCCCGACGACGTCGTCGTCGGCACGGTCGGCAAGGCCATGAAGGGCACCCAGGTCCAGCTTGCCGAGGACGGCGAGATCATGGCCCGCGGCGCCACTATCTTCGAGGGCTACTACAAGAACGAGGAAGCCACCCGCCAGACCATCGTCGATGGCTGGCTGCGCACCGGCGACGTCGCGGAGATGCAGGGCGGCCACTTCAAGATCATCGACCGCAAGAAGGACATCATGATCACCGCCGGCGGCAAGAATCTGTCGCCGACCGAGATCGAGCATGCGGTGAAGACGAGCCCGTTCATCAAGGAGTGCATCGTCTTCGGCGACCGGCAGAAATATGTCGCGGCCCTCATCCAGATCGACATGGAGACGGTCGGCAAATGGGCCGAGATGAAGGGCATCGCCTTCACCAACTACAAGAACCTGTCGCAGGCCCCGCAGGTGGTCGAGCTCGTCCAGCAGGCGGTGGACAAGGCCAACGAGACCCTCGCCCAGGTCGCCAACATCCGCCGCTTCGAGATCCTCGACAAGGAGCTCGACCACGACGACGGCGAGGTGACCGCGACGATGAAGGTGCGCCGCAAGGCCATCGAGGCGAAATACGCCGACGCCATCAAGCGCCTCTACGCCTGA
- a CDS encoding ABC transporter ATP-binding protein encodes MATTGDLILEVNNIEVVYAKAIQALRGLSLAVPKGKIVALLGSNGAGKSTVLKAVSALLPMENGLVTEGRISFDGETVEQNAPHKLVRRGLFHVMEGRRIFGDLTVEENLTAATYALTGRDVAPDFDIVYRYFPRLAERRKSIAGYLSGGEQQMLAIGRALVAKPRVILLDEPSLGLAPLLVEEIFSIIARINREEGVSMLLVEQNASVALSIAHYGYIMETGRIVIDGPTEKLIADRDVQEFYLGLAHKSYRDIKHYKRRKRWLS; translated from the coding sequence ATGGCGACGACCGGCGACCTCATTCTCGAGGTGAACAATATCGAGGTGGTCTACGCGAAGGCCATCCAGGCCCTGCGCGGCCTCTCGCTCGCCGTGCCGAAGGGCAAGATCGTCGCCCTGCTCGGCTCCAACGGCGCGGGCAAGTCGACCGTGCTGAAGGCCGTCTCGGCCCTGCTGCCCATGGAGAACGGCCTGGTCACCGAGGGCCGCATCAGCTTCGACGGCGAGACGGTCGAGCAGAACGCACCGCACAAGCTCGTGCGCCGCGGCCTGTTCCACGTCATGGAGGGGCGGCGCATCTTCGGCGACCTGACGGTCGAGGAGAACCTCACCGCCGCCACCTATGCGCTGACCGGCCGCGACGTCGCGCCGGACTTCGACATCGTCTACCGCTACTTCCCGCGCCTCGCGGAACGGCGCAAGTCCATTGCCGGCTACCTGTCGGGCGGCGAGCAGCAGATGCTGGCCATCGGCCGCGCCCTCGTCGCCAAGCCCCGCGTCATCCTCCTGGACGAGCCTTCCCTCGGCCTCGCGCCGCTGCTGGTGGAGGAGATCTTCTCCATCATCGCCCGCATCAACCGGGAAGAGGGCGTCTCCATGCTGCTCGTCGAGCAGAACGCCTCCGTCGCCCTCTCCATCGCCCATTACGGCTACATCATGGAGACCGGGCGCATCGTCATCGACGGGCCGACCGAGAAGCTGATCGCCGACCGAGACGTGCAGGAATTCTATCTCGGCCTCGCCCACAAGAGCTATCGCGACATCAAGCACTACAAGAGGCGCAAGAGGTGGCTGTCATGA